CTACCTATACCGACAAGGATCTCCGCTTTGTCAACGCTACGCGGCAGAGGGTCGTTATCCGCGCCGTTGTGCACAGCAACCGACTTACCGTCGACCTGTGGGGATTATCCAAAGAATAGCCCCTGATTGCCGTGGACAGGAATAAAAGAACCAAGCACCGTCCATACTAAGACCGGAGGTGGGAGTGAATGCGCAATAACCGGTACTCAGTATTCGCAATAGTCGCAATCTTCGTCGTGATAGCCGTCGCGGGAGCATTTGCCCTACTGCGCCCTCCCGCCCAAAAGCCAGCACCGCTGCCAACGCCTCCGCCGGCGCCAGCGCAGCCGGCGCCGCCACCGCCACAGCCCATTCCCGGCATGCCGCCATTTGATGCGGACAAGTACAAGGCCGAACCGACCGTGGCGGTGTGGATGGCGGATAAAGGCCAGGTGGAACATATGCCGCTGGAAAAATATCTGGAAGGGGTTATCGCCCAGGAAATGGAGCCTGACTGGCCGCTGGAGGCCCTCAAGGCCCAGGCGATCGCTTCCCGGACGCTGACAATCAGCGCGATTGAAGCGGGAACCATCCGCCGGCTCCATAACGCCGATGTCAGCACATCCAAGGACGAACTTCAGGCCTACGCGCCGCAAAAGGTCAACGCTGCGGTGCGCGACGCCGTCGAGGCTACGCGGGGACAGGTGCTATTGTATGCCGGCAGCCTAATTTATGCGATTTACCATTCCAGCAACGGTCAAATTAACGCGACCAAGGAAGAGAGTTTTCCCAAAGAAATACCCCAGCCCACGCCTTACTTTCAGCCGGTAACCGACGATAGTTTCCGTTATACGCCAGCTAACATCCAGGCCTGGGAGGTCAAAATTCCCGCCGGTGAAGTGGCCGCCGCCGTGGGCTACAGCGGCAACCCCGGCGATATCACCATTCTGGAGAAAGGACCGTCGGGCCGCATCCTTTTTATCGGCGCCGGTGACAAGAAAGTGTACGGCGCCGAATTCCGCAAGGCGGTGGGTTATGACCGGCTTAAGTCCACCCTTATCACAGAGATGACCTTTGACGGCAGTCATTTTATCTTTAAGGGCAAAGGCTGGGGCAACGGTGTCGGCCTCTGTCAATGGGGAGCCTATACTTTTGCTAAGGACGGACGCAGCGCCGAGGAAATTCTCAAACACTACTACGTCGGCGCTGAAATCCGCAAACTTTGGGACTAAACGGTAAACGCCAGGAGGCTCGCATGCCCGACCACGAGTGGTTTGGGCGATACCCGCCCAGCCAGTATCTGTATGTCGCCAAGGCTAATCCCGTAGTGGACCGTCTTACCGAAATCATCAACAAAAACCGGCAAGAGCTGGCGGCAATTCGCAATACCCCCTTTCGCAAAAGCATTGAAGCGGAAAAAATTATTGCTGCTGATATGCAAGCGCTAGGGTTCCTTCATTCGGTGACCAACCGCCAATATGCACCGCTGTTTAAAAAAGGCCTCAATTTTGAAGTGGACTTTTATCATCCCGGTTGGCAGATTGCCGTTGAAGTGGAAAAAGGCGAAATCAACAATGTTTGGAAGAATATTTGCAAATTTGCCGAATCCAGTGTTATCCGCCATGGCGTGCTGCTGGTGCCGGTCGTGCGGCAAGGCCAGCAGGCAAGCAGTGAATTTTACCAAAATACGGTTAAGCGGCTTTGTCATATCGAACGTATTTACACTTTAATGGAAAGTCTGCTAATCATCGGTTATTGATCGCAATATTTTCACCCTAGCTGCATATATTAATAGCGGAGAGGCAGCCTCTATAGTGGCGCCTCATCCGGCAAGGCGCCGCAAGGTCTGGTACGCACGGGCCGTCGCGGCGCTCCGTTATACTTATGACTTTTTATGCAATACCCGCTAATAATGGTCGGCGGGTATTTTTCTTTGCAAAGATAGTTTAGCCGGTAAAGCGGGGGTAAAGCCGGTGACAGTGCTCTGGAATTTAGCGATCATTTATGGTAATATATAGGTAATTTGTGTACAACCTCCGGTTAGTTTGGCTACCGCCGGCAAACACTAGTTACACCGGTGGTCAGGCATCAAGGAGGAGCGGGTGGTATGAAACAAGTAGTCGTGACCGTCGTTGGCACCCAGCGCGACGCGGACGGGGAAGAAAACCGGATTGAATTAGTGACGGTAGGCAAGTATTATACCAAGAATAACATCCATTATATTACTTACCAGGAGAGTACTGTCTCCGGGATGGAGGGAACGACTACCCTTATTAAACTCTATCCCTCCCATGCCGCTGTTGTCCGTATGGGCCATATTGAACAGAAACAGGAATTCCGCGAAGGTCAGCGCAGCCGCAGCACCTATGTCACGCCCTTCGGGGCGATGCGCATGAGTGTATATACCAGCCGCTTGGCTGTTGATATTGCCGGTACAACCGTCAATATCGAAATCGAATATGATTTGGAAATTGAGGGACAGTGGCAGAGCGCCAACAAGCTGTCCGTAAAAATACGGGAGGATGAAAGGCAAAATGGATATTAAACAGCTGCTAACGGAAACGATAGCCAAAGCCGCACGCGAGGCTATGGCCGCGGGCGCTTTCCGGGCCGACGAATTGCCGCCGGTTATGCTGGAGGTGCCGCCCCAAAAGGAGTTTGGCGACTATGCCACCAACTTTGCCATGCAGGCGGCGCGGGCGGCGAAGACCAATCCACGCGTTATTGCACAGGCCATTGTCGACCGCATCCAGGCGCCGTGGCTCGAGAAGGCGGTCATTGCCGGGCCGGGGTTTATTAATTTTTATCTCAAGCCAGGATGGCTGTACGATCTGCTTCAGCGCATCCTTGCGGCCGGCGAAAACTATGGCAATACTGACTATGGGCGCGGCCGGCGCGTCCAGGTAGAATTTGTCAGTGCCAATCCGACCGGGCCGTTGCATGTGGGGCATGGCCGCGGCGCCGCCGTGGGCAGTGCGCTTGTCAACCTGCTGCGGGCTGCTGGCTATGATGTTGAGGCCGAGTTTTATATTAATGATGCCGGCAGTCAGATTGACCATCTGGCGGCCTCGGTCAATGCCCGTTACCTGGAGCTTTTGGGTCAGCCGGTAGAGTTCCCGGAAGACGGTTATCGCGGCCGCGATATCATTGACACCGCCCAGCGGATTATTGACCGCGAAGGGGCGCGCTATCTGCTAGTTTCCCCGGCCGAGCGGCTGGCCGTTTTCAAAGAACTGGCCCTGTCGGAAAAACTGGCCGCCTTGCGCGAAGACCTCGAAGCTTTTGGCGTTACCTTTGACGTTTGGTTCAGCGAACGCACCCTGCATCAGACAGGGGCCATTGCCGCTACCTGTGAACTGCTGAAAAAAAGCGGCGACATCTATGAACAGGACGGCGCCTTGTGGCTCCGCTCCACCGCTTACGGTGATGATAAAGACCGGGTGGTCATCCGCGATAACGGCGTGCCGACTTACCTGGCGGCCGATATCGCCTACCACCGCAACAAGTTCGAGCGCGGCTTCGATACCGTCATCAACATTTGGGGGGCTGACCACCACGGCTATATTGCGCGGGTCAAGGCCGCCATCGCCGCGCTGGGGTACGACCCGGCGCGCCTGGAAGTGCTGATTTTACAGATGGTCAGCCTGTACCAAAACGGTGAGCTGGTCAAAATGTCCAAGCGCACTGGCCAAGGCGTCACGCTGGCCGAGCTTATTGAAGAAGTAGGCCGTGACGCGGCGCGGTTCTTCTTTATTATGCGCTCCGCCGACAGCCAGCTTGATTTCGATCTTGATTTGGCCAAGTCACGCACCAATGAAAATCCCGTCTACTATATCCAATATGCCCATGCCCGTATTGCTAGCATATTCCGGCAGGCGGAGGAGGCCGGCATTGCCGTCCGCCCTGAGGAGTGGACGGAAGATAAGCTCGCCTGCCTTACGGCGGAAACAGAAATCGACCTTATTAAAAAACTGGGCGAATATCCGGATGAAATTACGGCCGCAGCCCGGGAACGGGCGCCGCACCGCATTGCCCGCTATGTTCATGATTTAGCCGGCTTGTTCCATGCCTTCTATAACCAGTGCCGCATTATTGGTGTTGAGCCGGCCTTGCAAAATGCCCGGCTTGGCCTGGTAACGGCGGTGCAGCGCGTCCTGCGCCACGCGCTTAGTATTCTGGGCGTTACGGCGCCGGAAAAAATGTAAAAAGAGGAATTTCCTGCCGGACGGTGAATATACACACCCTAATGACCAATGACCAGTGCAGGAGGGAAAGACAATGGTGCATTCGGAAAACCAGCTGTCGGAAGTAGAAATAGCTTATAGCATCCTGCGCCAGGTAGGAAGCGCTATGTATTTTCGCGATTTGATCACCGAGGTGCTCAAGATAAAGGGCCGGAAAACGCAGTCCCCCGCCCAGGCGCTGGCCGAAGTGCATACCCAGATTAATATGGACAGCCGCTTTGTTCATATGGGCAAAGGCATGTGGGGACTGGCCGAATGGATGCCGCAGCGCGGCGGCAGCTACCAGGCGGAGGAGACGGCGGCGACTGTTTCCGACGCTAGCTTACGGCGGCAACAACTGCTCGCTGAAATCCAGCAAGATTATACGGATCCCATGGTTGAGCCGGCCGATAACGAATAACTTGCTTGACAACATACAAAAATAAGGTATACAATTTTTAGGGCCTAACCATGCGGGCAGGCCTACAGGCACTTTTATAGGAGGACTTCTTCATGGCAAAATATATTTTTGTTACCGGGGGGGTAGTGTCTTCGCTCGGCAAAGGCATTACGGCCGCGTCGCTGGGCCGGCTGCTCAAAAACCGGGGCCTGAAAGTCACTATTCAGAAGTTTGACCCGTATATCAACATTGACCCCGGTACCATGAGCCCTTATCAGCATGGCGAAGTATTTGTCACTGAGGACGGCGGCGAAACCGACCTCGACCTAGGGCACTACGAGCGCTTTATTGACATAAATTTAAGCAAGAGTTCCAATGTGACGGCCGGCAAAGTTTACTGGTCGGTCATCAGCAAGGAGCGCAAGGGTGATTATCTGGGCAGCACCGTCCAGGTCATTCCCCATATTACCAATGAGATTAAAGAGCGCATTTACCGGGTAGGCAAGGAAGATAACGCCGACATTGTTATCACCGAAATCGGCGGCACGGTCGGCGATATCGAAAGTCTCCCTTTCCTTGAGGCTATCCGCCAGGTCAAGAAGGAAGTGGGGCGCAATGACGTCCTGTACATCCATGTCACGCTAGTCCCTTATATTTCGGCGGCCGGCGAGCTCAAGACCAAGCCGACGCAGCACAGCGTAAAAGAGCTGCGCAGCATCGGCATCCACCCCGATATTATCGTCTGCCGCACCGAGCATGAATTGTCGCAGGAACTTAAGGAAAAATTGGCCTTGTTCTGCGACATTGACGTTAATGCCGTCATTCAAAACCGTAATGCCGCCAGCATTTACCAGGTGCCGCTTTTGCTGGAGGAAGAAGGTCTCGACCGCATTGTGCTGGAAAAGCTCAATCTGCCGGCGGGGACGGCCGACATGACCGAGTGGCGGAAAATGGTGGATAAGATTTTGTATCCATCCAAATCTGTGCGCATCGCCATCGTCGGTAAGTATGTCCAGCTGCAGGATGCCTATATGAGCGTGTCCGAGGCGCTGCGCCATGCCG
Above is a genomic segment from Thermosinus carboxydivorans Nor1 containing:
- a CDS encoding SpoIID/LytB domain-containing protein, coding for MRNNRYSVFAIVAIFVVIAVAGAFALLRPPAQKPAPLPTPPPAPAQPAPPPPQPIPGMPPFDADKYKAEPTVAVWMADKGQVEHMPLEKYLEGVIAQEMEPDWPLEALKAQAIASRTLTISAIEAGTIRRLHNADVSTSKDELQAYAPQKVNAAVRDAVEATRGQVLLYAGSLIYAIYHSSNGQINATKEESFPKEIPQPTPYFQPVTDDSFRYTPANIQAWEVKIPAGEVAAAVGYSGNPGDITILEKGPSGRILFIGAGDKKVYGAEFRKAVGYDRLKSTLITEMTFDGSHFIFKGKGWGNGVGLCQWGAYTFAKDGRSAEEILKHYYVGAEIRKLWD
- a CDS encoding DUF1934 domain-containing protein — encoded protein: MKQVVVTVVGTQRDADGEENRIELVTVGKYYTKNNIHYITYQESTVSGMEGTTTLIKLYPSHAAVVRMGHIEQKQEFREGQRSRSTYVTPFGAMRMSVYTSRLAVDIAGTTVNIEIEYDLEIEGQWQSANKLSVKIREDERQNGY
- the argS gene encoding arginine--tRNA ligase; translated protein: MDIKQLLTETIAKAAREAMAAGAFRADELPPVMLEVPPQKEFGDYATNFAMQAARAAKTNPRVIAQAIVDRIQAPWLEKAVIAGPGFINFYLKPGWLYDLLQRILAAGENYGNTDYGRGRRVQVEFVSANPTGPLHVGHGRGAAVGSALVNLLRAAGYDVEAEFYINDAGSQIDHLAASVNARYLELLGQPVEFPEDGYRGRDIIDTAQRIIDREGARYLLVSPAERLAVFKELALSEKLAALREDLEAFGVTFDVWFSERTLHQTGAIAATCELLKKSGDIYEQDGALWLRSTAYGDDKDRVVIRDNGVPTYLAADIAYHRNKFERGFDTVINIWGADHHGYIARVKAAIAALGYDPARLEVLILQMVSLYQNGELVKMSKRTGQGVTLAELIEEVGRDAARFFFIMRSADSQLDFDLDLAKSRTNENPVYYIQYAHARIASIFRQAEEAGIAVRPEEWTEDKLACLTAETEIDLIKKLGEYPDEITAAARERAPHRIARYVHDLAGLFHAFYNQCRIIGVEPALQNARLGLVTAVQRVLRHALSILGVTAPEKM
- the rpoE gene encoding DNA-directed RNA polymerase subunit delta, with amino-acid sequence MVHSENQLSEVEIAYSILRQVGSAMYFRDLITEVLKIKGRKTQSPAQALAEVHTQINMDSRFVHMGKGMWGLAEWMPQRGGSYQAEETAATVSDASLRRQQLLAEIQQDYTDPMVEPADNE
- a CDS encoding CTP synthase, whose product is MAKYIFVTGGVVSSLGKGITAASLGRLLKNRGLKVTIQKFDPYINIDPGTMSPYQHGEVFVTEDGGETDLDLGHYERFIDINLSKSSNVTAGKVYWSVISKERKGDYLGSTVQVIPHITNEIKERIYRVGKEDNADIVITEIGGTVGDIESLPFLEAIRQVKKEVGRNDVLYIHVTLVPYISAAGELKTKPTQHSVKELRSIGIHPDIIVCRTEHELSQELKEKLALFCDIDVNAVIQNRNAASIYQVPLLLEEEGLDRIVLEKLNLPAGTADMTEWRKMVDKILYPSKSVRIAIVGKYVQLQDAYMSVSEALRHAGIANDAAIQIKWVNAQEVEGSDADLAALFGDVDGILVPGGFGDRGVEGKIRTIQYARENKVPFFGLCLGMQCAVIEFARNVCGLKGAHSSEFDPNTPHPVIDLMPEQVAVEEKGGTMRLGVYPCKVTEGTLTYKAYQDEIIYERHRHRFEFNNAYRQLLTEHGLVIGGTLPNGRLVEIVEIKDHPWFVGTQFHPEFKSRPTNPHPLFRDFVKAALTYKEAKQ